CATTTTTACAAGACGTAAAATAGATAGGTTATATGGTTGGTATAAGTAAGATACTTGTTCGTTCATACGGTCTGCAGCCATTGTGTATTGAATTAAGTCATTTGTTCCGATAGAGAAGAAATCAACTTCTTTTGCGAATTGATCTGCTAATACTGCTGAAGCTGGGATTTCAACCATCATACCAACTTCAATAGAATCAGAAACAGTTGTACCCACTTCTACAAGTTTCGCTTTTTCTTCTAATAAGATCGCTTTTGCTTGACGGAACTCATCAAGAGTTGCAATCATTGGGAACATAATTTTTAAGTTACCGTATACGCTAGCACGAAGTAATGCACGAAGTTGTGTACGGAACACATCTTGCTCATCAAGACATAAGCGAATTGCACGGTAGCCTAAGAATGGGTTCATTTCTTTTGGTAAATGTAAGTATGGAAGCTCTTTATCTCCACCGATGTCAAGTGTACGAACAACAACAGGTTGACCTTCTTTTACACCTTCAAGAACTGCTTTATACGCTTCGAACTGCTCTTCTTCTGTTGGAAGATTGTCACGGCCCATGTATAAGAATTCTGTACGGTATAAACCAACGCCTTCTCCGCCATTATCGATAATACCTTGTACATCATTTAGTGTTCCGATATTTGCAACAAGCTCAACGTGATGTCCATCACTTGTTACAGTAGCTTGGTCTTTTAATTTTGCCCATTCAGCTTTTTGCTCTTCAAATTTCGCTTTCTTTTCTTCAAACGAGCGAAGAGTTTCTTCTGATGGATTAACAATTACTTCCCCATCTAAACCATCGATGATTACGATATCGCCGTTTTGGATTTTCTCCATAACAACTTTTGTACCAACAACAGCTGGAATTTCCATAGAGCGAGCCATAATTGCAGAGTGAGATGTACGTCCGCCGATATCGGTAGTAAAACCTTTTGCATACTTACGGTTTAACTGAGCTGTATCAGATGGTGTTAAATCTTCAGCAATAATGATTACTTCTTCAGAATTTGTACCAGGATTTGAGAAGTTAATGCCTAGTAAATGCGCAAGAACACGTTTTGTTACGTCACGAATGTCCGCAGCACGTTCTTTCATATATTCGTTATCCATGTTTTCAAACATAGAGATAAACATTGATGCAACTTCATCCATTGCAAATTCAGCATTTACTTTTTCGCTATTTACTTTATCTTTTACTGGGTTTACTAGTTCTGGATCATTTAACACTAATAAATGTGCTTCAAAGATCGCAGCTTTGTCAGCACCTAGCTCAGCAAAAGCGTGGTCCTTAATAGCTTCTAATTCAGTTTTTGCTTTCTCAAGCGCAGCTTCTAAGCGTGCAATTTCTGCAGCTTCGTTTGTAATTGATTTCTGTTCGATGTTAAATTCAGGATTTTCAAGTCTGAAAGCCTTTGCAATAGCAATCCCACTTGATGCAGCGATCCCTTGAATGTTAAGAGTCATTATTCTCCTAATCCTTCGTTTTTCATAGTTTCTTCGATAGCTGCTAGTGCTTGAGCTGCATCATCACCATTTGCAGTGATTTTAATTTCTGCGTTTTGTTGAATGCCTAAAGACATAACGCCCATGATTGATTTTAAGTTAACGTTCTTTCCGTTATACTCTAAGTTAATGTCAGAACCAAATTTGCTTGCAGTGTTTACAAGTAGAGTTGCTGGACGAGCATGAATTCCTGAGTCGCTAGTTACTTTAAAGATTTTTTCCATGATAATTTATCTCCTTTAAATTACAGTTTTTTTAGTTGTATAGACGTGAGTACTACATCATCTATTGTATATAATAGGCGATGTTCGGTCAACCACATCGCCTATTATAATTATAAACATTTTGCGTCAAATTCCTACTGAATGTCAATAATTGCGTTTTCGCCCTTCTTAACATTTCCATCTTTTTTCAATTCGACTTGTTGCCCTTGTTGTAAATTTGTAAAGACAATTGGTGTAATGATAGATGGTGCATTTTCTTTTACAAATGCAAGATCTACTTTTAATAATGGTTGTCCTTGTTTCACTTTATCACCTTGTGCTACAAGTGCTTCAAAACCTTCACCATTTAATTTTACAGTATCAATACCGAAGTGGATTAAAATTTCTTTTCCGCCTTCAGATTGAATACCAATTGCATGTTTTGTAGGGAATACGTTGACAATTTCACCGTTAACTGGAGAAACTACTGTTCCTTCTGTCGGCTCAATTGCAAATCCGTCTCCCATCATTTTTCCTGAGAATACTTGATCAGGTACTTCTGTAATTGGTAGGATTTTCCCTTCAATTGGTGAAACGATTGTTTCGTTTGCATCAACTTTTTGAAGAGCTTCTTCTACTTTTACAGGCTCTTCTTTTTCAACATGAGGTGTACGACCTGACATAATATCGTGAATTTGTGATTTTAATGTGTCAGATTTCGGTCCAAAAATAGCTTGAATGTTATTTCCAACTTCAAGTACACCAGCTGCTCCAAGCTCTTTTAAACGATCTTTGTTTACATTCTTTTGTTCGTTAACTTGAACACGTAAACGAGTAATACAAGCGTCTAAAGAAGCAATGTTTTCTTTACCACCAAGTGCTACTAGTACTTCACGAGGAAGTTCACCAGCTTCTGCTTTCCCTGCGCCGTCATTCGCATTTGCTACTTCACGACCAGGTGTTTTTAGATTCCATTTACGGATTGCAAAGCGGAATCCGAAGTAGTAAATAACTGCTAGTACAAGACCAACAACAATTACCCACCACCATGCTGTACGGCCTGGTAATACACCGAATAACATAAAGTCAATTAAACCACCAGAGAATGTCATACCAATTTTAACACCTAAAATTTGCATTGTCATAAATGATAGACCAGCGAATACGGCATGAATTCCGAATAGTACTGGTGCTACGAATAAGAATGAAAATTCAAGTGGTTCTGTAATACCTGTTAAGAAAGATGTTAATGCAGCAGAACCTAAAATACCAGCTGCTAATTTTTTATTTTCTGGACGTGCTTCATGGTACATCGCTAAAGCTGCTGCTGGAAGACCGAACATCATGAACGGATACTTACCAGTTGTAAATGTACCTGCTGTTAATTCTACACCGTCTTTTAACTGTGCCATAAAGATTTTTTGGTCACCACGGATTAATTCGCCAGCTGCATTTGTATACTGACCGAATTCGAACCAGAACGGTGAATAGAAAATGTGATGTAATCCAAATGGAATCAATGAACGTTCAATTAAACCGAATATGAATGCTGCTAATGTTCTATTTGCATCAATCATTTGATGTGAGAACGTATTTAAGCCACCTTGAATGTATGGCCAAACGAAGCACATGATAATACCTACTACTAAAGAGAATGTTGCAGTTGCGATCGGTACGAAACGCTTACCTGCGAAGAAACCTAAGTATGATGGTAATTCAATGTTGAAGTATTTATTATAGCAATATGCCGCTACTATACCGACGATAATACCACCAAATACTCCTGTTTGTAATGTTGGAATTCCTAATACGTTTGCGTATGCTGGATCCGTAAATCCAATTTTCACTGGATCTGCTCCAGAACTTGTTACTTTCACTAGCTTATCTACTTCTAAGAACACACTCATCGTTTTGTTCATAATTAAGTAGCCGACGAACGCTGCTAAACCAGCTACTCCATCTCCACCAGCTAAACCAATCGCTACCCCAACTGCGAATAATAATGCAAGGTTAGCGAAAATAATATCACCAGATTGTTCCATAATTTTTGCTACCATTACGAACCAATCTGCTTTTAATGCAGGAATAACATTTGTTAACTGTGGATTTTGAAATGCATTACCAAATCCAAGTAAAATACCTGCTGCCGGTAAAATCGCAACTGGAAGCATTAACGCTTTTCCGACTTTTTGAAGAACACCAAAGATCTTCTTAAACATGGAAACCCTTCCTCTCTTATCTATATTGATACCTTCCGACAAACGCCAAAAAGACATGAGGAAAAAAAGATAGAACGATAGCTATACAAAGGGTAGTATATCCCTTTCTCTAGCTTACATTCCTTACTTTTCTCCACTCATGCCTGATCGAATCAGTAACACGTGTCAAAAATAGGTTTACGTATAAGTTCACTATAATTAAGGCAAACGTTTTCTTTATTTCCCTTAATGTGTTTGTCGAAATTTGTATAACTTTGCAATAGTTATTATACATAACTATTGTAAGCGATTCAATGATTTTTTTAACGTTTTCATTTTAGACAAAAATATATGTCTTTTTACACATGCTCTGCTTTCACTAAGCGCTGCAGGTGCATTGTTAAATATATACTTTCTGCTTCATACACAGGAAGTTGCAATTCTTTTTGCATGACCTTAACTAGCTTCCAAGCTAAATTATAACAGACAGGATATTCCGCCCTTAATAACTCAGCAAAACTTTGTGATTCCTCTACTTTCTCCCCTTTTTTCACCCGTTCAATAGCATATTGCAAATGACGGATAAGGCGTAAATAGTGGATACTTTCTTGGTCCAATGTAATTTGTAAGTTTGTCTCAATTAAAGATACAAGTTGTGCAATGAGACGGGAGTTTTGATTCACTGAAGATAGATCTGAATTTGTAAGCGAACTGTAAATATGAAGTGCAATAAAACCAATTTCTCCCTCTGGCAATGTAATTTGCAAACGAGAATTTAAAAGATCTACAACACCTTCAGCAATTTCATATTCTTCTAGATAGAGCATTTTCGTTTCAACTAAAAAAGGATTATCAATTGTAAGTCCTTGTTTTAATCGTTTAATTGCAAAAGAAATATGATCTGTTAAAGCGATATGAATATGTTCATTTAATGGTGATTTTGCTTTTTCTTGAATATAGAACATAATATCATTCATTAATTCAATTAATTTTTCACTCACATGCGGCACTAACAGTTTGTATTGTTCACGATCACGTTCATTTTTTAAAACAAACATTTTTTCAATTTGTTCTTGTCCTAGTACATCTTTCGCTTTTTTTCCAAATCCAATTCCTTTACCAATCACTACTACTTCCTCGTGTTCAGGATGGCTAGCAATGATGACATTATTATTTAAAACTTTTTTAATTTCTAGATAATTACTCATATAACACCACCCTCGTCCTTAAATAGCCTGCTTTTATGTTACAGAACATCCTTCTTTGTCGTCAATGTAAAACATCTACCATTTCATAAAAATTCATTTTTTAGACATGTTTATATATGATGCGTATAATGTAAGAGCAACTGTACATAGAAAGGAGATAACAATATGATTAAAATGTTTGTAAGTGATATCGATGGTACAATGATGCAACACGGGGGTATTATTGATGAGCAAGATGTTGCGGCACTTCGCAGTCTTGCTGAGCAAAATGTTATTCTTTGCTTCGCCTCTGGACGACTTGATAATGAAATTGCAGACTTAATGAAAGCTGTAAATACAAATTTCCATCGTATTAGTGTGAATGGTGTTTTCGTATATACAGATGAAAATAAGCAACTCTTATCTGCAACTTTTGATTCCAGCATTCTTCCTGAGTTGTTAGACATGACAAATGAAGATCCTTATTTCCGTTATGTTAGTGATGAACATAATTACTATATTGAAGAGAAGACACCGTTCATTCATGAACTTGAAAAACAAGTAACGATGACTTCTGTTGAAGAACCAAATTTATTACAGAAAATAGATGATACAATTTTTCCAAATAAAATTTCTGTGGGTGGAACAAAGGAGAGTTTGCAACTCCTTCAGAAAAAAATTGATGAAAAATTCCACGGAAAAGTGAGTACCTTCATTTCAGCAGAACAATGTTTAGATGTAATGCCACCGAATATTAGTAAAGGCTCCGCTATTTCAGTTTTATTAAAAGAGTTTCAATTACAACCAGAGGAAGTTGCTTGCATAGGGGATTCTTATAATGATATTCCAATGTTTTCTTTAACTCCTCACAGTTTTGCTATGGCTCAGGCAGATGACGCAGTAAAAGAACACGCTCACTATGTAGTAAATACAGTTAAAGATGCTGTTAACCACGTAATTGCTCATAATAAAAATACGACTCACTCCTTGTAAGGATGAGTCGTATTTTTTCTTTACATGTTAAACAATTTGACATTTACTGTACTTCACAAACTGAAATATATTATTTGTTACGTGCGATGTTCGTAATAAACTTATAACGATCCCCGCGATAAATACATTTCACATACTCTAACGGTACTTCACCTTCTGAATATGACCATTGACGCATTACAAGCACTGGCGCCTTTTTAGGAATATGCAGATGTTCCGCTTCATTATCCGTTGCAATTGAAGCTTCAATTGATTGAGTAGCGCTAACAAGTTTAAAGCCCAGTTTTTTCTCTAGATGTTCATATAAAGATTGTTGCAATATTTCTTCGTTAATATCTTTTACAAGAGCTGGCGACAAATATGTCGTCTCAAAAGCAATCGGTTCATCATCCGCTAAACGAATACGTCTCACTTCATAAACCGATTCTCCCTCCTGTATTCTCAGCCGGTCTGCTATTTTCGCAGTAGCTGGAACTAGGCGGAAACTTAGCAATTGACTACTTGGGTTCATTCCACGAGAAATCATATCTTCTGTGAATCCTGTCATTCCTTGCAATTTTTGTTCCACTTTCGGAAGTTGGACAAACGTACCGATTCCACGTTTCCGATATAAATAACCTTGTTCCACTAAATTATTAATCGCCTGTCTGATTGTCATACGACTCACTTCGAACTTATCGCAAAGTTCATTCTCAGATGGGATTTTATCTCCCGGCTTCCATTCGCCGTCCTCAATTAGCTGTTTCACCCACTCTTGAATCTGATAATAGATCGGAAATGGTGAATACTTGTCGATGTTCATCAGCAATCGCCTCACTGCATAAAGATAGAGCTTCTTGATCAGCGATTACGGTTACATTCGGATGACGTTGTAAAACTGTAGCAGGACACGCTTCACTATATGCACCTTGCAATAATTCTTTAACAGCTTCTGCCTTTTTAGAACCCATAGCAACAAGTAGAATTTGTTTCGCTTTCATAATGCTTCCAATTCCCATTGTAATTGCATGAGTTGGCACATCTTCTTCTTTTTCGAAGAAGCGAAGGTTTGCTTGGCGTGTAGATTCTGTTAATTCAACAATGTTGGTTGGAGAATTAAACGGTGTTCCTGGCTCGTTAAATCCGATGTGACCGTTTTCACCGATTCCAAGAATCTGTAGGTCAACTGGGTTAGCAGCTAGAATGCCCTCGTAACGTTTGCACTCTTCCTCTAAATCACTTGCCATCCCGTTTGGTACATAAGTTTGTTTAAATGGAAGATGATCAAACAACTGTTCTTGCATGAAATAATGATAGCTGTTTTTATCTTCATGTGGTAAATTTACGTACTCATCTAAGTTTACAGTGGTTACACGGCTTGTATCAAGTTTATTTTTTCGCATTTCTGCATAAATACCTAATGGAGAGCTTCCTGTAGCCATTCCTAATGTTGGATTTTCTTTTGTTTTTACAACTTCTTCAATTAATTTATAACCTGCTTCTGCTAGTTCTTCTGGAGTTTTTACAACAAGAATATTCATTTAATTACTTCCCTTCCTTCATATGAATTCCTAAACGAACCGTATCATATACATGTAAATCTTCATTCATCACAACAAAGTCTGCATCTTTTCCTACCGCTAATGCACCTTTATTATTTAATCTAAACTCTTCTGCTTGGTTAACTGATGTCATCAGTACTGCATCTTCGATTGAACAACCTGTAAATTCAATTACATTTCGGAAAGCTTGATCCATTTTTAGAATACTACCAGCTAGCGTTCCATCTTCTAATCGAGCACTACCATCTTTTACATGTACTGGCTGTCCGCCAAGCTCATATAATCCATCTTCAAGACCTTTTGCACGCATTGCGTCAGTAA
This genomic window from Bacillus anthracis str. Vollum contains:
- the ptsP gene encoding phosphoenolpyruvate--protein phosphotransferase, with the translated sequence MTLNIQGIAASSGIAIAKAFRLENPEFNIEQKSITNEAAEIARLEAALEKAKTELEAIKDHAFAELGADKAAIFEAHLLVLNDPELVNPVKDKVNSEKVNAEFAMDEVASMFISMFENMDNEYMKERAADIRDVTKRVLAHLLGINFSNPGTNSEEVIIIAEDLTPSDTAQLNRKYAKGFTTDIGGRTSHSAIMARSMEIPAVVGTKVVMEKIQNGDIVIIDGLDGEVIVNPSEETLRSFEEKKAKFEEQKAEWAKLKDQATVTSDGHHVELVANIGTLNDVQGIIDNGGEGVGLYRTEFLYMGRDNLPTEEEQFEAYKAVLEGVKEGQPVVVRTLDIGGDKELPYLHLPKEMNPFLGYRAIRLCLDEQDVFRTQLRALLRASVYGNLKIMFPMIATLDEFRQAKAILLEEKAKLVEVGTTVSDSIEVGMMVEIPASAVLADQFAKEVDFFSIGTNDLIQYTMAADRMNEQVSYLYQPYNLSILRLVKMVIDAAHKEGKWAGMCGEMAGDSLAIPLLLGLGLDEFSMSATSILPARTQLSKLSKAEMETLAEKALMMSTAEEVVELVKSI
- the glcT gene encoding glucose PTS transporter transcription antiterminator GlcT; this translates as MSNYLEIKKVLNNNVIIASHPEHEEVVVIGKGIGFGKKAKDVLGQEQIEKMFVLKNERDREQYKLLVPHVSEKLIELMNDIMFYIQEKAKSPLNEHIHIALTDHISFAIKRLKQGLTIDNPFLVETKMLYLEEYEIAEGVVDLLNSRLQITLPEGEIGFIALHIYSSLTNSDLSSVNQNSRLIAQLVSLIETNLQITLDQESIHYLRLIRHLQYAIERVKKGEKVEESQSFAELLRAEYPVCYNLAWKLVKVMQKELQLPVYEAESIYLTMHLQRLVKAEHV
- the phnF gene encoding phosphonate metabolism transcriptional regulator PhnF; its protein translation is MNIDKYSPFPIYYQIQEWVKQLIEDGEWKPGDKIPSENELCDKFEVSRMTIRQAINNLVEQGYLYRKRGIGTFVQLPKVEQKLQGMTGFTEDMISRGMNPSSQLLSFRLVPATAKIADRLRIQEGESVYEVRRIRLADDEPIAFETTYLSPALVKDINEEILQQSLYEHLEKKLGFKLVSATQSIEASIATDNEAEHLHIPKKAPVLVMRQWSYSEGEVPLEYVKCIYRGDRYKFITNIARNK
- a CDS encoding Cof-type HAD-IIB family hydrolase, whose translation is MIKMFVSDIDGTMMQHGGIIDEQDVAALRSLAEQNVILCFASGRLDNEIADLMKAVNTNFHRISVNGVFVYTDENKQLLSATFDSSILPELLDMTNEDPYFRYVSDEHNYYIEEKTPFIHELEKQVTMTSVEEPNLLQKIDDTIFPNKISVGGTKESLQLLQKKIDEKFHGKVSTFISAEQCLDVMPPNISKGSAISVLLKEFQLQPEEVACIGDSYNDIPMFSLTPHSFAMAQADDAVKEHAHYVVNTVKDAVNHVIAHNKNTTHSL
- the ptsH gene encoding phosphocarrier protein HPr — protein: MEKIFKVTSDSGIHARPATLLVNTASKFGSDINLEYNGKNVNLKSIMGVMSLGIQQNAEIKITANGDDAAQALAAIEETMKNEGLGE
- the ptsG gene encoding PTS glucose transporter subunit IIABC, producing MFKKIFGVLQKVGKALMLPVAILPAAGILLGFGNAFQNPQLTNVIPALKADWFVMVAKIMEQSGDIIFANLALLFAVGVAIGLAGGDGVAGLAAFVGYLIMNKTMSVFLEVDKLVKVTSSGADPVKIGFTDPAYANVLGIPTLQTGVFGGIIVGIVAAYCYNKYFNIELPSYLGFFAGKRFVPIATATFSLVVGIIMCFVWPYIQGGLNTFSHQMIDANRTLAAFIFGLIERSLIPFGLHHIFYSPFWFEFGQYTNAAGELIRGDQKIFMAQLKDGVELTAGTFTTGKYPFMMFGLPAAALAMYHEARPENKKLAAGILGSAALTSFLTGITEPLEFSFLFVAPVLFGIHAVFAGLSFMTMQILGVKIGMTFSGGLIDFMLFGVLPGRTAWWWVIVVGLVLAVIYYFGFRFAIRKWNLKTPGREVANANDGAGKAEAGELPREVLVALGGKENIASLDACITRLRVQVNEQKNVNKDRLKELGAAGVLEVGNNIQAIFGPKSDTLKSQIHDIMSGRTPHVEKEEPVKVEEALQKVDANETIVSPIEGKILPITEVPDQVFSGKMMGDGFAIEPTEGTVVSPVNGEIVNVFPTKHAIGIQSEGGKEILIHFGIDTVKLNGEGFEALVAQGDKVKQGQPLLKVDLAFVKENAPSIITPIVFTNLQQGQQVELKKDGNVKKGENAIIDIQ
- the nagB gene encoding glucosamine-6-phosphate deaminase, whose amino-acid sequence is MNILVVKTPEELAEAGYKLIEEVVKTKENPTLGMATGSSPLGIYAEMRKNKLDTSRVTTVNLDEYVNLPHEDKNSYHYFMQEQLFDHLPFKQTYVPNGMASDLEEECKRYEGILAANPVDLQILGIGENGHIGFNEPGTPFNSPTNIVELTESTRQANLRFFEKEEDVPTHAITMGIGSIMKAKQILLVAMGSKKAEAVKELLQGAYSEACPATVLQRHPNVTVIADQEALSLCSEAIADEHRQVFTISDLLSDSRVGETAN